Proteins co-encoded in one Flavobacteriaceae bacterium MAR_2009_75 genomic window:
- a CDS encoding beta-xylosidase encodes MFSKHFFLFFGLLGMLASCADNQTPQDHTAYLFTYFTGNGEGEEAIRYALSRDGFNYYALNDNQPIIASDKISETGGVRDPHILRGNDGYFYMTVTDLLTKNGWSNTKIVLMRSKDLVSWQSHIINIPERFASFSEITRAWAPQTFYDEKADKLMVYFSMLEPGSYDKIYYSYANEDFSDLATEPKQLFFSPDEKACIDGDIILKDGTYHLFYKTEGTDDKGIKVATSKKLTEGYESLAGNVDQTDKAVEGSGVFKLLDDDTYILLYDMYMDGRYQFAKSTDLTNFEALGADVVSMDFHPRHGTVITISEAEAARLVKAFPSRDLPLVLSAEASEIKTHNIYNNREKQELYIPVKPGTNIATLKPKLVLFPGVKEAESQNKTTTSVSLKLPNGEMAEYGIKISKDHNPVLQGYYADPEIVFSHTDNKFYLYPTSDGFDSWSGTYFKTFSSPDLVNWNDEGVILDLNKDVSWADRNAWAPCIAEKKTENGYKYYYYYTAAQNIGVAVADNPAGPFKDLGHVFVDYKTKEAKSGQVIDPDVFTDPVSGKSYFYYGNGFMAAAELNEDMVTLKKETLTDLTPEDGTFREGAEVFYRNGTYYFMWSEDDTRSPNYRVRYATSNSPMGPLSISKENLVIEKDPKQEIYGTGHNSVINVPGTDDWYIVYHRFTRPRGITMGSPAGFHREVCIDKLEFNADGSMQKIKPTLKGVDPVSLGNL; translated from the coding sequence ATGTTCTCAAAGCATTTTTTTCTTTTTTTTGGATTATTAGGAATGTTAGCATCTTGCGCCGATAACCAAACCCCGCAAGATCACACCGCTTATCTTTTTACCTATTTTACGGGTAATGGTGAAGGTGAAGAGGCCATACGCTATGCTTTGAGTCGTGATGGGTTCAATTATTATGCCCTAAACGATAACCAGCCCATAATTGCATCTGATAAAATAAGTGAAACCGGAGGTGTTCGTGACCCGCATATTCTCAGGGGAAATGATGGCTATTTTTATATGACGGTAACCGATCTATTGACAAAAAATGGGTGGAGCAATACCAAAATAGTCTTAATGCGGTCGAAAGATCTAGTTTCTTGGCAATCACATATAATCAATATTCCAGAACGGTTTGCCTCATTTTCAGAAATCACAAGGGCCTGGGCGCCACAAACGTTCTATGATGAAAAGGCCGATAAGTTAATGGTCTATTTTTCAATGCTTGAGCCCGGTAGTTATGATAAAATCTACTATAGCTACGCAAATGAAGATTTTTCTGATTTAGCTACTGAGCCTAAACAGCTTTTCTTTAGTCCTGATGAAAAAGCCTGTATCGATGGAGACATTATTTTAAAGGATGGTACTTACCATTTGTTCTATAAAACGGAAGGCACTGATGATAAAGGAATAAAAGTAGCTACCTCCAAAAAATTAACCGAAGGCTACGAGTCATTAGCCGGCAATGTCGACCAGACAGATAAGGCTGTCGAAGGGTCGGGAGTTTTTAAGTTGCTAGATGATGACACCTATATCTTATTGTATGACATGTATATGGATGGTCGTTATCAATTTGCCAAAAGTACCGACCTGACAAACTTTGAGGCTTTGGGAGCTGATGTTGTTTCTATGGATTTTCACCCCCGACACGGCACAGTAATCACAATTTCTGAGGCGGAAGCTGCTCGATTGGTAAAAGCATTTCCTTCTAGAGACCTGCCACTAGTGTTGAGCGCTGAGGCGTCAGAAATTAAAACACATAATATTTACAACAATAGAGAAAAGCAAGAGCTGTATATACCGGTAAAACCGGGGACTAACATTGCGACATTGAAACCAAAGTTGGTGCTTTTTCCGGGAGTGAAGGAAGCGGAATCTCAAAATAAAACGACGACTTCTGTTAGCTTAAAACTTCCTAATGGGGAAATGGCAGAATACGGAATAAAGATTTCTAAAGACCATAACCCGGTACTGCAAGGGTATTACGCCGATCCCGAAATTGTTTTTTCCCATACCGATAATAAATTCTATCTCTACCCTACTAGTGATGGATTCGATAGTTGGTCAGGTACCTATTTTAAAACTTTCTCTTCCCCAGATTTGGTGAACTGGAACGATGAGGGTGTTATTTTAGATTTAAATAAAGATGTTTCATGGGCCGACAGAAATGCATGGGCACCATGTATTGCCGAGAAGAAAACCGAAAATGGGTATAAGTACTATTACTATTATACCGCAGCACAAAATATTGGGGTAGCCGTGGCTGATAATCCTGCTGGTCCGTTCAAAGATTTGGGTCATGTTTTTGTCGACTATAAAACAAAGGAGGCTAAGAGCGGTCAAGTAATCGATCCTGATGTCTTTACCGATCCCGTAAGCGGTAAGTCTTATTTTTATTATGGAAATGGATTTATGGCCGCTGCCGAATTAAATGAAGATATGGTTACGCTTAAAAAGGAAACCTTAACAGACCTTACACCGGAAGATGGCACGTTCAGAGAAGGTGCCGAGGTTTTTTATAGAAATGGAACCTATTATTTTATGTGGTCGGAAGATGATACCCGTAGCCCCAATTACCGGGTTCGATATGCAACATCAAATTCTCCAATGGGGCCATTGAGCATTTCTAAAGAAAATTTGGTCATAGAAAAAGATCCGAAACAAGAAATTTATGGTACTGGGCATAACTCCGTAATCAATGTGCCCGGTACCGATGATTGGTATATAGTCTACCACCGCTTTACCAGACCAAGGGGAATCACGATGGGTAGCCCGGCGGGTTTTCATAGAGAGGTCTGTATAGATAAACTAGAATTTAATGCAGATGGTTCTATGCAAAAAATCAAGCCGACCTTAAAGGGTGTCGACCCTGTAAGTCTTGGTAATTTATAA
- a CDS encoding LacI family transcriptional regulator: MSNSRITLKDLAKELGLSPSTISRAIAGHPAISNATKLKVQRKAEELGFAPNTIAASFRKKRTYSIGIIVPKLEVHFHSLVISGIEDLAYSRGYNVTIFQSKDSFEREKEITKILQNRLVEGIIVCISNETKNYSHFKKFIKLGVPIIFYDRVPSELKANKIIIDDFGSAFRATEHLIEQGCQRIAHIAGHQNTSIFKDRFEGYKSALKAHKIAFDPNLVFETKSLTYEEGAASAKKLIALKNKPDGLFCSNDYTAISAIQVFQKANYKVPEQIAVVGFSNYPISRVIEPNLTTINDRAFQMGEAATNLLIRQIEDKDNPIDFETITLKTNLIIRESSSRN, from the coding sequence ATGTCCAATTCACGAATTACTCTTAAAGATTTAGCAAAAGAACTGGGGCTGTCACCCTCGACCATCTCTAGGGCAATTGCCGGGCACCCCGCAATCAGCAATGCAACCAAGCTTAAGGTTCAGCGTAAAGCAGAAGAACTAGGGTTTGCCCCTAATACTATTGCTGCAAGCTTCAGAAAGAAACGAACCTATTCCATCGGAATTATAGTTCCGAAATTAGAAGTACATTTTCATTCATTGGTTATTAGCGGAATTGAAGATTTGGCATATAGTAGAGGATATAACGTAACCATATTTCAATCGAAAGATTCATTTGAACGTGAAAAGGAAATAACTAAAATTCTTCAAAACCGATTGGTCGAGGGTATTATCGTATGTATCTCTAACGAAACAAAGAACTATTCACACTTTAAAAAATTTATTAAACTCGGTGTACCCATTATTTTCTATGACCGCGTGCCATCCGAACTAAAGGCTAACAAGATAATTATTGATGATTTTGGTTCTGCATTTCGAGCTACCGAGCACCTTATCGAACAAGGCTGTCAAAGAATCGCCCATATCGCAGGTCATCAAAATACTTCTATTTTTAAAGATCGGTTCGAGGGTTATAAATCAGCCTTGAAGGCTCACAAAATTGCTTTCGACCCAAACCTTGTGTTTGAAACCAAAAGTTTGACTTACGAAGAAGGAGCAGCAAGCGCCAAAAAACTGATAGCGCTCAAAAACAAGCCGGACGGACTTTTCTGCTCCAACGACTATACCGCCATTAGTGCCATTCAAGTCTTTCAAAAGGCCAATTATAAGGTACCCGAACAAATTGCCGTGGTCGGCTTTAGTAACTATCCTATTTCTAGGGTAATCGAACCCAATCTTACCACAATTAATGACCGCGCTTTTCAAATGGGTGAAGCCGCTACGAACTTATTGATCAGACAAATTGAAGATAAAGACAACCCTATCGATTTCGAAACTATTACCCTGAAAACGAACTTGATCATTAGAGAATCTTCGTCAAGAAACTAA
- a CDS encoding RNA polymerase sigma-70 factor (ECF subfamily), which yields MPENSQNVKSKSPAFFDGEDDFNTMYNFYKPKLFIITSSYVNSREDAEEIVHDILIKLWEKKENITVTTNLTGYIYRMTRNACLDYLRSHKNRLTKETTSDQQEHWLNYTALSDDAASAVMAKELQNLVESAVKQLPEKCKNVFVKSRLDGLEHKEISKQLKISPKTVENHISRALRELKTVLKEYLPILFI from the coding sequence ATGCCAGAAAATTCACAGAATGTTAAATCAAAATCCCCGGCCTTCTTTGATGGTGAAGATGATTTCAACACGATGTATAATTTCTACAAACCCAAATTATTTATCATAACAAGTAGTTACGTTAATTCAAGGGAAGATGCCGAAGAAATTGTTCATGATATACTTATAAAACTTTGGGAGAAAAAGGAAAATATTACCGTAACCACCAATCTTACAGGCTATATCTATCGAATGACACGAAATGCCTGCTTAGATTACTTGCGCTCACATAAAAATAGATTAACAAAAGAAACTACGAGCGACCAACAAGAACATTGGCTTAACTACACTGCTCTTTCCGACGACGCAGCCTCTGCTGTTATGGCCAAAGAACTTCAAAATTTAGTAGAAAGTGCCGTTAAACAGTTACCTGAAAAATGTAAAAACGTATTTGTGAAAAGTAGATTGGACGGACTTGAACACAAAGAAATTTCAAAACAATTGAAAATCTCGCCTAAAACCGTTGAAAACCACATTTCAAGGGCCTTGAGAGAACTTAAAACGGTTCTAAAAGAATACTTACCCATACTTTTTATCTAA
- a CDS encoding FecR family protein: MNKRDITALVEGRLSDKRKKEVIKWLIKNPKQQQRYNLLKARYVAQLLRESDPNYINYKLSRRATIYKIIGAAALVIILVSLSFLFNSEQAATQLTESTIVMAETAIGESRTIELSDGSKIMLNANTTLSYPQTFSKEIREVSLQGEAFFDIAHNSDRPFVVNTENGMKIHVLGTTFNVKSYPEDQNIETTLVSGKVRVIEEKDNKTVVLNPSQRATYVKNEDKIIIEKVQTSNLTAWRQGKLIYDETPIREVIGDLKRKYQVSISVESPEIMNYEYTGSFDNLSIEQIMALFEVSSPIKYKLNDNKITLYMKK; this comes from the coding sequence ATGAACAAGAGGGATATCACAGCATTGGTAGAAGGCCGGCTTTCAGATAAAAGAAAGAAAGAGGTTATCAAATGGTTGATTAAAAACCCTAAACAGCAACAACGCTATAATCTTTTAAAAGCTCGATACGTAGCTCAGCTTTTAAGAGAATCAGACCCTAATTATATAAATTATAAATTGAGCAGACGTGCTACTATTTATAAGATTATTGGTGCTGCGGCTCTAGTGATTATTCTCGTCTCTTTGTCTTTTCTTTTTAATAGTGAACAAGCCGCTACTCAACTAACGGAATCGACAATCGTAATGGCAGAAACTGCTATTGGGGAATCTAGAACAATAGAACTTTCAGATGGGTCTAAAATTATGCTCAATGCAAATACAACGCTTTCTTACCCGCAGACATTCTCGAAAGAAATAAGAGAGGTCAGTCTTCAGGGTGAAGCTTTTTTTGACATCGCTCATAATTCAGATAGACCCTTTGTGGTCAACACTGAGAATGGCATGAAAATTCATGTTCTAGGCACTACTTTCAATGTTAAATCGTATCCCGAAGATCAAAATATAGAGACCACCCTGGTATCGGGTAAAGTTCGGGTCATAGAAGAAAAAGATAATAAGACCGTAGTTCTTAACCCCTCTCAAAGGGCTACCTATGTTAAAAATGAAGATAAAATTATAATCGAGAAGGTACAGACCAGTAATCTTACGGCTTGGCGACAAGGCAAGCTCATTTACGATGAAACGCCCATCAGAGAAGTAATTGGTGATTTAAAGAGAAAATATCAGGTTTCTATCTCAGTAGAGTCTCCAGAAATCATGAATTATGAATATACCGGTTCGTTCGACAACTTGAGTATTGAACAGATTATGGCCCTGTTTGAGGTATCATCACCTATAAAATATAAACTGAACGATAATAAAATCACACTATATATGAAGAAATAA
- a CDS encoding TonB-linked SusC/RagA family outer membrane protein (manually curated) has product MKKLKSAGKLHQKGCEGLLKKVLLLFIAQLCCFGLHAQSTSITGKITDAESGEPLLGVNIVERGTANGVASDFDGNYSIDVADTNAVLVFTSLGYQSKEISVGNNGNIDVSLELGANQLDEFVVVGYGKKKKRNLTGSVVSVGGEDIDQTNLQDPISILQGRAAGVQVVSNSGAPGGGMSITVRGNSSLNSGNSPLYVVDGVPIESSSLSSLNGTENFGLNPLADINPNDIESIEILKDAASTAIYGSRAANGVVMITTKRGKEGKGVLNVNFTSGVSQITRKLSVLNASQYRQAIIDSYRNMENPVEPNWTIIDSLNPKNNGDVDWQEELLRVAPQYKVDLSVQGGSENAKYSWSSSFLNQDGIILNSNYKRVTSRLNVDFNVSDKLTVGQSLSYTNGTNNRINAGGSGNLSVVRELLIRPPSYAMYLPDGSLNGYQFGKRNPVGLAEYATHLNKSNRIIGNQYAEYEFIEGLKLRSNLNLDFLSMKEDEFLPSTLDYREGYNSGAVRSITNLTWGNETYFSFDRTFGENHNFGALLGMSFQEWQYERTGLDGMFFPSDNVRTLNAAGTISNQDVNILTEHSLLSYFGRMSYDYSGRYLLEVNLRADGSSRFGEDNRFGYFPSASVGWRFSDEKFLRDQNVLADGKLRFSAGQTGNEAIGNYTSQGEFLVGTNYLGYSGASPSVMPNSGLTWETTTQYNAGLDLAFFNNRVVLNADVYLKETDDLLYNVPIPRTTGFNFITQNIGSIENKGVELLVSTKNMVGDFTWDTSFNISKNENKVKDLPDELLTNGYIQNGNYHILQEGLPIGTFYGWKFEGVYARDEDNVNGITNGALGSVFKGGDPIWNDLNGDNIIDEEDRQVIGDAQPNFFGGITNNFGYKGFSLNVFFQFSYGNDIYSEINHQRNSVVRYNNLSTDALNRWREQGDVTDFPRPVRDDPMQSDSRVQSRWVEDGSYLKLKNVNLRYRFPNRLIEPLGLSKLDVFVTASNLITWTKYTGFDPDVNSYSGLRAGVDEGSYPQSRTIMTGLNFQF; this is encoded by the exons ATGAAGAAACTAAAAAGTGCTGGGAAACTCCACCAAAAAGGGTGTGAAGGACTTCTCAAAAAAGTACTGCTCCTTTTTATAGCACAACTTTGTTGTTTTGGGCTTCATGCGCAGAGTACATCTATCACCGGTAAAATCACCGATGCCGAAAGCGGAGAGCCTCTTCTTGGTGTCAATATTGTTGAGAGGGGTACTGCTAATGGGGTTGCTTCCGATTTTGATGGTAACTATTCCATCGATGTTGCTGATACCAACGCGGTTTTGGTGTTCACTTCTTTGGGGTATCAATCGAAAGAGATATCCGTAGGAAATAATGGGAATATTGATGTTTCATTAGAGCTGGGAGCTAATCAACTAGATGAGTTTGTAGTTGTCGGCTACGGTAAAAAGAAGAAAAGAAACCTTACGGGGTCGGTAGTTTCGGTTGGTGGTGAAGACATCGACCAGACCAATTTGCAAGACCCGATTTCCATATTGCAGGGTAGGGCCGCGGGG GTTCAGGTGGTATCAAACTCTGGAGCACCCGGTGGGGGCATGTCTATCACCGTTAGGGGTAATTCATCGCTTAATTCCGGAAACTCACCTTTATATGTGGTCGATGGGGTGCCCATAGAGTCGAGTTCATTGTCTTCTCTTAACGGAACCGAAAATTTTGGACTAAACCCACTAGCTGATATCAATCCAAATGATATAGAGTCCATCGAAATATTAAAAGATGCGGCATCAACCGCCATATATGGTTCACGTGCGGCCAATGGTGTTGTGATGATTACTACAAAAAGAGGTAAAGAAGGTAAGGGGGTTTTAAATGTCAACTTTACGTCAGGTGTAAGTCAGATTACTAGAAAGTTGAGTGTGTTGAATGCATCTCAATATCGACAGGCAATCATTGATTCTTATAGGAATATGGAGAACCCCGTTGAGCCAAACTGGACAATAATCGATTCGCTGAACCCTAAGAACAACGGAGATGTCGATTGGCAAGAAGAATTATTGAGGGTGGCTCCGCAATATAAGGTTGACCTTTCGGTTCAGGGCGGTTCTGAAAATGCCAAATATTCTTGGAGCTCCTCCTTTTTAAATCAAGATGGTATTATATTAAACTCCAATTACAAAAGGGTCACTTCTAGGTTAAATGTTGACTTTAATGTTTCCGATAAACTAACGGTCGGTCAAAGTCTATCATACACCAACGGAACCAACAATAGAATTAATGCGGGTGGTAGTGGTAACCTTAGCGTGGTGAGAGAGTTGTTGATTCGGCCACCATCATACGCCATGTATTTGCCCGACGGTTCGCTTAATGGGTATCAGTTCGGTAAAAGAAACCCTGTGGGGCTTGCCGAATATGCTACGCACCTTAACAAGAGTAATAGAATTATCGGTAACCAGTACGCCGAATATGAATTCATCGAGGGGCTTAAATTGAGAAGTAATCTAAACTTAGATTTTTTATCGATGAAAGAAGATGAATTTCTTCCTTCGACACTTGATTATAGAGAAGGTTATAATTCCGGAGCTGTTCGGTCTATTACCAATTTAACTTGGGGTAATGAAACTTATTTCAGTTTTGATCGAACTTTTGGCGAGAACCATAATTTTGGGGCTCTTCTCGGTATGAGTTTTCAAGAATGGCAATATGAAAGAACCGGTTTAGACGGTATGTTCTTTCCGAGTGATAACGTAAGAACCTTGAATGCTGCGGGTACTATTTCAAACCAAGATGTGAATATTTTAACCGAACATTCTTTATTGTCCTATTTCGGGAGAATGTCTTACGATTATAGTGGTAGATATCTATTGGAAGTTAACCTTAGGGCCGATGGCTCATCTCGATTCGGAGAAGATAATCGCTTCGGGTATTTTCCTTCTGCTTCAGTCGGATGGAGGTTTTCTGATGAGAAATTTTTACGAGACCAGAATGTACTCGCCGATGGTAAACTTCGTTTCAGTGCAGGTCAAACAGGTAATGAAGCTATAGGAAACTATACTTCTCAGGGCGAGTTTTTAGTGGGTACCAATTACTTGGGCTATTCCGGCGCTTCCCCTTCGGTAATGCCTAATTCAGGACTTACCTGGGAAACTACGACCCAATATAATGCTGGCCTAGATTTGGCATTTTTCAACAATAGGGTCGTTCTTAACGCTGATGTGTATTTAAAAGAAACTGATGATCTTTTATATAATGTACCCATACCCAGAACTACAGGCTTTAATTTCATTACCCAAAATATAGGTAGTATCGAAAATAAGGGTGTTGAGTTGTTGGTGAGTACGAAAAATATGGTGGGCGATTTTACATGGGATACCAGTTTTAATATTAGTAAGAACGAAAATAAGGTCAAAGATCTCCCCGATGAACTTCTGACCAATGGATATATTCAAAATGGGAATTATCATATTTTGCAAGAAGGTTTGCCCATTGGTACATTCTACGGTTGGAAGTTCGAGGGAGTCTATGCCCGAGATGAAGACAACGTCAACGGAATCACCAACGGTGCCTTAGGTAGCGTCTTTAAAGGCGGTGACCCTATATGGAACGATTTAAACGGTGATAACATTATCGATGAAGAAGATAGACAGGTTATCGGCGACGCGCAACCTAACTTCTTTGGGGGTATAACCAACAACTTCGGTTATAAGGGCTTTAGTTTGAACGTGTTCTTTCAATTCTCTTATGGTAACGACATTTATAGCGAAATAAATCACCAGAGAAACTCTGTGGTTCGTTATAACAACCTTTCGACAGATGCATTGAACAGATGGCGAGAGCAGGGTGATGTTACCGATTTTCCAAGACCGGTACGTGATGACCCTATGCAATCTGATAGTCGGGTACAAAGCAGATGGGTTGAAGACGGTTCATACCTGAAGCTTAAAAACGTCAACCTTCGTTATCGTTTTCCTAATAGGTTGATCGAACCATTAGGCTTAAGCAAGTTAGATGTGTTCGTAACGGCTTCAAACTTGATTACGTGGACCAAGTACACTGGCTTCGACCCTGATGTAAACTCGTACAGTGGTCTTCGTGCTGGGGTAGATGAAGGGTCATACCCACAAAGTCGCACGATAATGACAGGACTAAACTTTCAATTTTAA